The Streptomyces noursei ATCC 11455 sequence TCGCAGCTGCTGCCGAAGCGCATGTACTGCCGCCTTATCTCCACGCTGGCCTGCCCGTTTAATCCTCGCTTCGACGCGCCAGTACTCCCGGTTCCGCCGGCGCAGCCTGCCCCGGTTGTAGTCCGGCATGAGGCGCTGTTCAACGAACTGATCCAGCCGGTCCAGGTAGATGTTGGACAGGATCGGAGAGGCCACGCCACCCTGTGGCGCACCACTGAGCGTGGCATTCCATCGCCAGTCCTCCAAGTACCCGGCCTTGAGCATCTGGCGGATCAGCCGCAGAAATCGTCCATCGTGGATTCGCTCTCCCAGGATTGCGAGCATCACCCCGTGATCCAGACTGCCGAAGCAATCGGAGATGTCTCCCTCGATGAACCAATGTGTTCCCTTCCAGACTTCCACCACCTCGTTGAGCGCGGTGTGGCAGCCCCGACCGGGGCGGAAGCCGTGGGAGTGACGGGAGAACTGGACGTCGTAGTACGCCTCCCAAAGGAGGCGGACCACCTCAGCGACCAGCTTGTCCGACCACGTAGGCAGTCCGAGCGGTCTCTTTCTCCCGTTCTTCTTTGGGATGTAGGTCCGCCGAACCGGAGTCCAACGATACGTCTCGGCACGTAACTTACCGATGATCGTGTCGATCTTCTCCAGGGACATACCATCCACGGTTTCCCCGGTGGCCCCGGGCGTCATCGCACCCTTGTTGGCGTAGATGCGCCCGTAAGCCATCAGGAACAACTGCGGGTTGAACAATTGCCGATACAGTCTTGCCAGCGGCAGACCTTGCCTGCCGCGTTCCCGGAGGACGCCCAGCACCGTTGCGGCGCTCTGCATTACGCATACCTCCCATCGCCGGACGCCTCAATCACCTGTGCCCCTTCGCCCTGTGACCGGCTTTCCCGGCCTCCCTGGCAGGTCGTCACTCCTGCGACTACTACGGGCACTCCGTCGCCATAGAGCTCGCGCCCCGTAGGCGATCCCGTGGTACGTCTTCGTTGTACGTATCTAGCGCGACTTAGGCCGCCCACTCATTCCCTTGGCCGCCCTCGCTGGGAGGCGCTCAACGCCATGGAGGTTGCTCCAGCCTCCAACCGCGACCGAAGCATGGCGTGACGTCGAATTCAGGCGTCGTTTCGACGGGTGTCTTTCGCACCGCTGGGAATTGGGCTTCAAGTAATCAAGCCTTAGCCATATCGCGCGGGTCTTGCGGCACCCCGCCCTGGACGCCTCCAGACGGACACCGCTTTCCGAGCATGCTGTTGTCCCCTCACGCTTTCGCGCTCAAGTAAGCCCGGCGACCCAAGAACCTCCCTCCAAGTTCATCCCGACTGCGTCGGGGATACAACGAAGCGCCGCACGGCGCACGCTGGACCAAGACGTTCACCGACCCCCGCCTCTGCGCGGCCATCGTCGACCGCCTGACCTTCAACGGCACGATCATCGAGACCGGCACCGACTCCTACCGGCTCGCCTCCACCCGGGCCCGGGCCGAGGAACCCGCTAAGGCCGGCTGACATCCGCAGGCCCGAACTCGATGGCCCGCCGCCCTCACGGGCGGCGGGCCATCCCACGAAGTGACGTCATTTCTCATGCACATCCACGCCCCCGCAGACCGCGTCCCGCCGCCAAAACCGATGGACAAACGCTGTCGCTTGAAGTGAACGAAGCCATCCGGGCTCCACAAGACGGACAAGGAGGCGAAAGCGGCGCGCCTGGAAGCCGCCTCGGGCTCGCGTGTGTCGAAACAGGAAGCGCGAGACCAAGCCGAGCGGCTGCCGTTCCTGCCCCGCGGCGAGGCAGAGAAGGCGCACCGCGCGGCCCAGATGCGGGAGCTAGAGCAGTGGGTAGCCGACGCCCCGAAGCGTCGCGCAGAGCTGGAAGCGATCACCGCCAAAGGTGAGCTGCGGGACCGTGAGCGGGCGGCCAGGCGGGAACGGCAGATTGCGGAGCGGGAAGCTGCGCGAGCCAAACGAGAAGCGCAGGCATGGGAACGACGGTTCGCCGGATGCGCCGAGGTCGAGGAGGACGAGGAGCAGCAGGACATGAGCGGCGCGGGGAAGCGGCGGATCACGCTCACGCGGATCATTGACGGCATGTGGCACGCGACCACACGCGGCGAGGTCTTCAATGTCGCGAAAGAGTCGGCAGGGTGGGTCGTCGTCGCTCCGGATGATGCACGAATCGGCGTGCCGGTGATCGGTGCGGACGGTGAGCCGGACGCGGAGAGCGTGCGGGCGTTGGTGCGGGCGTACCTGGACGACGAGCCGGCACCGGCCGTGGAAGAAGCGCGCGGGGAGCACGGCTACACGTGGGCGGACGTACGGCGACGGCCGGCCGCGGATGGCCAGGTGGGTGATGTCTTCGTGGTGCCTGGGGTGGGGACGGCGTACGAGGAGTTGTCGGATGGGGTGGTGCGCGGGACCGGGGTCGCTGTTGGGATGCCCCTGGATGGGGTGGCGTGGACGATCACGGCGCGCTCCGGGGACATGATGACGGCGAAGAACCATCGAGGCGAGCGGCATACAGAACTCGTTAAGGCAGGGGCGTATGTGCTTCGTGTCGAGTCGTTGCGAAACGTTGTGGATTCGGAGTCTGGGGGTTCGGAGGCGTTCTTCTCGGCAGCGGGGCCCGAGGTGGTGGCCGATGGTGTGGGCAGCTGTGGAGGTGTTCGCAGTGGTCCTGTTGGCGATCAGGCCGATGTGTCGACGGCTGGTCAGGTGCCCGGCGGTGCCGTGAGCGACGCGCTGGTAGGCAACGGAGAGGAGGGCGACCAGGCGGCAGTGGCGCCGGCTCCCGTACCGGTACCGGTGGAGGGGAACTACATCTCACGGCCGGCGGCGCGGGCGACGGCGTTGGACCTGGCCGAGCGGGAGTGGGCGGTGGAGTGTGACCGGCACGGCCCGATGACGGTCCTGGTGGACAAGTTCGGGGAGCCGACGGAACGCAGGGACCGGGCGGGAGTGTTCACCGGCCGGGAGGATGCGGAGTACGCGGCCGGGCTACACCTGGACGAGCACCAGCGGCGGGATGCGGGAGTGATGACGCCTGAAGAGATCGACGAGGCGGCCGCGCTGGCGCTCAGCAGCGCGCAATCTAACGTGTTGTGGTGGGCGCACGACGGGAAGCTGTTCGAGACCGCGGACGGGTTCGTGGCCGAGGACACGTCGGCGACGCGGTTCGATGTGAACACCAGGGTTGCCAAGGGTCGGGTGTTGACGCTGTGGGCGGCCGGCATCGTGGGCGCAGCCGCGGGCGGTCCGGGATGCCGAAAGATCGTGCTGACGGCGAAGGGACGCCGGACGCGGGACCTCTGGCGCCGGGCGCGGCAGATCGAGGCGGTGGAGTGCGCGGTCGCGGACAACGGCTTCGGGGTGTCGGCGGCGGATCGGCGCCGGTACCCGCTGCTGAGTGAAGATCGGCTCTTCAAGGGGGAGGAGGCGGGGCCGACAGTCGCGGAGCTCAAGGCCGCGCGGGATGCGGCGGCGGCTGAGGCGGCGCGGATCGAGGCGGAGCGCGAGACTCTGCCCGCGGCCGCTGTGGACCTGGTGGCCGAAGCTGAGGAGCAGGGGTGGTCGGTGCGCACTCAGGTGCAGTCGGATCACGCGGTGATGTTGGCGACGCGGGAGCCGGACGGCCTGGCGGTCAAGGCCGCTTGGAAGCACGAGGGGGCTGACGGCTGGCGGTACATGATCGGTGGTGCGGCCAGTGACCATGTGGCGATCAATGACATTCGTGATCTCGACCAGGTGCGGCGCTGCTTGTTCGAGTCAGGGGTGCTGGTACCGGTGAAGGTGGCCGACGTTGTCACCGGTCCCGGGACGCTGGAGGGGTGGGCGGATGACGGCGGGTACTGCCCTGGTGTCGCCGCGCCTGCGGGCGTCGTCCAGGGCGCGGGCGCCGAGGTGGAGAAGGTGCCGGCGGCGCGGTGGGGGGACGGTCCGGCGCTGGTGTTCATCGCCTCCCGCAAGAGCGCTCCGGCGCGAGCGCGCGGGTTGTGGGTGGTGACGCGTGAGGAGGCGCAGCGGTTTTGCTCGCATGCGGCGACGCGTGGGCGGTCCTTCTTCCTGGCGTGGACGGAGCGGCCCGGTGTCGAAGGTGAGGACTGGAGGTGGGTGCGCGATACCGGGTCGTTCGATTTGGTGTTGGCAGAGCTGGGGGTGACGCCCCGGCGGGTGTGGGATGTGGCGGAGGTGGAGCGGTTCCCGGAGTCGTGCCCCCGGTGCTTTGACCGGGACTATGTGCGCGGTGAGCGGTGCGCGGCGTGCCCGACGTTCGGCAGGGGTCGGCACCAGGTTGCCAGCGTGGTTCAGGCGGCCGCGGACGCGGAGTTGCAGGCAGCGATCAAGGGGGCGCTGGTGCGGGCGGCCTTGCCGGCTCCGCGGTACGTCAAGGGTCAGCGGGTGATGGTCACGCCCGAGCCGGTGACGCACGGCGGGGTGACGGTGCAGGGGTTGCCGTGGCGGGGGACGTTTGACCGCTACGAGACGTACGGGCGGGCGTGGGTGCTCCAGGACGGAGAGTACTCGCCGGTGATCGTGCCGGCTCGGGAGGCGAGCGCCGACGTGGCGCCGCCGGAGCATGTGACGCGAGTGTTCACGGTGCCGGGTCAGGGGGCGCGGTCGCGGCGTGCGGGGTATGACCCCACGCTCGATGTGGTCGCGTGGGTGACGTGCTCGTGTGGATGGTCGGCAAGGGCTGGCGGTAATGAGTGGGGCGCGTGCGTGGGGTGGGGGCGTGCTCATGTGGCGGCAGCTCAGGTGGGGCCGTGGAGGGTGCTGGCGCCACCGTATGTTCCGGGTCCGCGGGTGTTCGCGATAGATCCAGTGACGGGTGGTGAGGCATCGCAGGATTGTGGCCTTGGATTTCAAAGCGTAACTGCGCCCCCACGTCTTGCTATCGAAGGCATATCGGCGGGTGAGGCATTGCCGAGGCAGTGTGAGGTGACGGAGTGTCGGCACCGGCAGACGAGCGAACCGGCTCCCTGTAGGGATCACGCAGGGTGCGCTCGGCGCCGTCAGCTCGACGGCGCCGTGGCTGTGCAGTTGGACGACGACGCAACGGTGGTTCGGCTGGCGCGGGTTCCTGCCACCAGGACCGAGCCGTCGACGTCGCCCCACGGCCCGGCCCCCCTGCAGCTCGCCGACCCAGTCGCCGTGTTCGCTGAGGTTGTCAGTGCATTTGACCTGGATGAGCCCACGACTCGAACGAAAGGGAATACGCAGGTTCGCGAGCCGGCCAAGGAAGATACTCAACGAGACCGCAAGAAGCGGGCCGCTCAGCGGCGAGCGGCCAAAGCAAGGGCCGCACTGGAAAGCGCCGGGCAGCAGCGCTTGTTCTAAGAACAGGCATCAGAGCACTTTTCATCATCAACGACTCCGACCTGCCCGACGCGGGTCGCACGCTGCTGCACCTGCCCTTCTTCCGCGAGTGGTTCGCCGAACAGGCCGGATGGGACGACGGCACTCTGCCGGACCTGCTGTGTCTCGCCGACGACTCCCACCCCGGCTCCCCGAGTAGGCCACCTCAACGGCCTCCGCCGCGAGCGGGCCGAACACCTTGCCGCGTCCGACAGCTCCCAGGCCCTGCCGCCCGCGCCCCTGCTCGCCCTCCTGGGCTGACCTGCACCACTCCCCCGCCCGGCCCGCATCCGGGCCCCGCACGAGCGTGAGGGTGGTCGACGACAGAGGCCCGGATCGGGCCCTCCGACATGTTCAGCCTGGCCTTTAGGCCAGTCCTTTGCGCCCGAACAGACGTCCCCACTTCGGTCAGACGGGCATACTTCCCTTGGCCACCCGATCACCTTGGCCGAGGAACAGGACCTTGAACCCTCCAGCACACTCGGGCCAGGCTGATCTCCCTGGAACCACAGACCAGTTGGGAGGACAGCCCATGCCCGACTCGTGCCAGGTCTGACGCCGGTACGGTGAGCCAAAGCCGAAGCCACCGAGGCCACCGGCACGAGGGAGGGGAGCAGGCATGGCGTTGGCCGTACGGATGAGCCCGGAGGTCGAGGCGGCCCTTGGTCCGCAGATGGCCCTGCAGGCCCGGAGCATCGCCGAGGGGACGTGCATCGAGTGCCGGGAGCCGCTCGACAGCGGGCCGGTCAACGTCGTGTTCGGCCGGAGCACCGTGGCGACCGCCGGCAGCATCTGGTTCGCCCACGACCGCTGTGCGCCGTCGAGGGTCATCGCGCTGAACGCCGAGGCCACGGCCGCGGTCGTCCAACCCGAGGGCGGGCTCGACATGACGATGGCCACGGACATCGTGGACGGCACACCCATGCTTGTTGCCCGGATGGTCATGACGCCACTGACGGACTCCGGCACCCACGGCGCCGAGCCCCGCAACATCCTGATGCAGAGCCTGTTGGAGAACGGGTTCCACCTGGTCACGGCCGAGTTGGACGCCCCACCACTAGGACAGTGGGTCGCCGTGTTCCAGCCGCACGGCCGCAACCTGCAGCTCATCGTGCTGGATCCGTCCGGCCAGCGCTTCTACCACGGCACACTTGCCAAGCCCATCCCCGGATGGATCAAGAGCGTGCTCGACGTCCGCCAGGTGCTGCTCCTGGCCGGGGACATCGGCGGCCGCCACGACGACGAGCCGGACCAGTTGCGCGAGGCCCTGGCCGTCGCCGCCAGCAACGGCCAGCTGGCCGGCGCCCGCATTGCGTGCGGCCGCCCCACCGACTTCGGCCTCAACTAACCCACTCGACCAGACATTTCAGGGGGAAACATGAGCTTCACGCCCAAAGGCTGCCTTTTGATTCTGCTCGCCGCCATCGTCCTTGGCGTGATGCGGTGGCATCGTCGGTTGGGCCGAACCGGACCACGCCCAGCACCTGCGTCCGCGACGTGACGCCCATCTCCAGCACCACGACGAACGAGCACGGCCACCCGGGGATGAACTACGAGGGTACGGCCAGCCGGCGGCGGCAGCGTCTCTCCTCACCATCCCAAGATCGCCACACCAGTCCATATTGGATGCGCCTCTTCGCAAGATGCAGTCCGCCCCGATGCAAACCGCGCCTACGGAACGGAACGTCCCGTCCCCAACGAGGAGAACACCAGTGTCCGGCAAGATAAAGATCACGGTTGAGGGGTACCTGTCCTCCGACCCCAAACTGCGTTTCACTCCCAAAGGCACCCCGGCAGCACGGATATTGGTGGTGACGCCATGTCGGCAGTGGGACCATTAAAGCCACCGTTGGATCCCTGACGAGGCTCAACTTACGATCGGGACCGCGCTGGGTCAGTTGGCACTCGACATGTGTGAAGTCCTCCGGGACAGCTTTCCGGTAACCGTTACTGGCCATCTGGCAGGCACCGATAATGGATACGTGGAGCTCGACCTCACTGACGTGGCGATCAGCCTGCGAAATGGCACCGAACCCGCCAAGTCCGCCCACCCAAAAGCGTCTTACGACGTGCGAAAGCTGAGACTCCCCACACCACACGAGGCCCCTGCCGTGTCTTTCGGTGCAGCACCCCTTCCTGCGATACCTCCTCCCCCAGCAACCCCACCGCGGATTCCTCCACAGCCCCCTACGCCCCCCCGTTATGTTTTTCGCGGTCCTGCAAGAGGGCCGCTGGCCTCCGGGCCCGGCATGACTGTTCCCCCCTGTCGAAGGCATGACCTGGGGGGTGGTGTCACCGGGCCCGGGAGGTGCCGTCGGAGACGCTGATAAGAGGTCCGACCGCCGCCTGGCCGGGTGCAATGCCCGGCCGCTCGCGGGCGGCAGGTCTGCATAACGTGGATGCGCGCGTACGACACCGACGCCGAGGCCGACACCGGCAACGTTCCTGGAAGGGCGCGATGTTCGATACCGAAGACGTGGGCGTGTTCCTCGGCCTGGACGTCGGCAAGACCGCTCACCACGGCCACGGACTCACCCCGGCCGGCAAGAAGGTCTTCGACAAGCCCCTGCCCAACAGCGAGCCGAAACTGCGGGCCGTGTTCGACAAGCTGGCCGCGAAGTTCGGCACCGTCCTGGTGATCGTGGACCAGCCCGCCTCCATCGGCGCCCTCCCGCTGACCGTCGCCCGCGACGCGGGCTGCAAGGTCGCCTACCTGCCGGGACTGGCGATGCGGCGGATCGCCGACCTCTACCCGGGCGAGGCCAAGACCGATGCGAAAGACGCCGCGGTCATCGCGGACGCGGCCCGCACCATGCCGCACACCCTGCGCTCGCTGGAGGTGACCGACGAGAACACCGCTGAGCTGACCGTGCTCGTCGGCTTCGACCAGGACCTCGCGGCCGAGACCACCCGCACCTCCAACCGCATCCGCGGCCTGCTCACCCAGTTCCACCCCAGCCTGGAGCGAGTCCTGGGTCCCCGCCTCGACCACGTCGCGGTGACCTGGCTGCTGGAACGCTACGGATCCCCGGCCGCCCTGCGAAAAGCCGGACGCCGCAGACTCGTTGAGGTGATCCGCCCCAAGGCCCCGCGCATGGCCACCCGACTGATCGACGACATCTTCGACGCCCTGGACGAACAGACCGTCGTCGTCCCCGGGACCGGCACCCTGGACGTGGTCATCCCGTCCCTGGCCCGTTCCCTCACGGCCGTCCACGAACAGCGCAGGGCCCTGGAAGCCCAGATCAGCGAACTGCTGGAGGCCCACCCTCTTTCCCCGGTCCTGACCTCGATGCCCGGGGTCGCGGTCAGGACCGCCGCCGTCCTGCTGGTCACCGTCGGCGACGGAACCAGCTTCCCCACCGCCGCCCACCTCGCCTCCTACGCCGGCCTCGCCCCGGCCACCAAGTCCTCCGGGACCTCGATCCACGGCGAACACGCACCCCGAGGCGGAAACCGGCAGCTCAAACGCGCAATGTTCCTCTCCGCGTTCGCCGCCCTGCACGACCACGCCTCCCGCACCTACTACGACAAATGCCGAGCCCGCAGGAAAACCCACACGCAAGCCCTCCTCCGCCTCGCACGCCACCGCATCAGCGTGCTCTTCGCCATGCTCCCCGACGGCACCTTCTACGAACTACGCACCCCCGAAACCGCCCCCGCATGACCCACTCCGCCTTGCCGAAGGACATAGAGGCACCCCCCCCCGCACCTCGCGTTCCTTCCTTCCCTGCGGCGCAGACGATGAAAGTCACGAACCCGAACTGGTTGTTCGAAGTCTGCCGTTCCGCCGCGGAAAACACATCTCGTCACGTGCACAAATCGCCGCGATGACCTGCGACAGCGATCTCGATGCCTGTCGAGTGGCCAGCCGGTCCTGACCGAGGACGAGTTGAATTGCCTGCTCAACGAGGATGGCTGCGGCGCCGGATGGGAGGAGAACGAAGCCTGCGACTGGATCGGTGCCGATGGGCAGGTCATGGGCTCGATGCTGGGGGCGGAACACGCCCGAGGCAGCAGTCCGGGCGCCGGGCAGGGGCCGCCACGCTCCCCGCCCGACACGCGGAGCCTACGGGTCGGCCCCGGCAGCCGTCTCCGACCTGTCGTGGCGGACCAGAACCGGGGTATGCGCCTCGGGGGCCGAAGTGCTTGTGCGGAAGTGCGCGATCGCAGGTCAGATGGTGTAGACGAATGACCAGTCCAGCCCCAGTCGTGGGCGGGGCGGCTGAATGCCTCGCCGGTGGCAAGGACGCGGCCCACGTCATGGCAGGTGGCAGGGCGGTGGTTCTTCGAGCCCGGCGTTCGGCCGGGGCCGGGTCCACATCAGTTAGCGTGCCCGCCCCGAGCGCTGACGGTGGGCCACGCGCACTGACTACGCTCGGCGGAGTCGAGTCTCTTGCCTGCCTGAGTGGGTGTAAGCCGTGTGTGGCCCCAGAGGCTTGGCAAACGCAGCACCCTTCTCCGCGCAAGCGGAGGAAGACGGGCCCCGGGCGACTGGGGACTTTGTCGTGTGTTCACTGCAATGTGGCGAACGCCCTCGCAGCCCGGCTACGCGCGCCATCATGCTCTGATGAACGCACCACTGGAAGTACCGGCGCGTCGCGTCGGCACGCCACTCGGCTGATCGCCACCTTGACTGCTCTGATCGGCGACTGCGCGGCGGCTGCCGGCGCGGTGTACGGGCCGATCGCTGAGGCTTCGCCGGAGCAGGCCGGCGTGCCCGGCCGTCATCTCGACGCGGATGACGGAATTGGCTGCCCGTGCAGGCCGCTAGGGTGACCTGCATGACGCGTTCCACCGTGCCCGTACGCGACGGGCTGCCCACGTCCAAAGAGCTCACGCAGGCCCTGGCCAAGCTGCAGATCCCGCTGAAGGGCTCAATCCTGGAGAACATGACCGAGGACCGGAAGGTCGCGGTCCTGACCGGCATCCTCAACGCGTGGGCTCAGGCGTACGCGATGACCGCGATCGAGGAGGCCAAGCTCGGCCTAGAGGAGTTCTACCTGCTGGTGGAGTCCTCCCAGTCCGAGGTGTCGTTGTCACCGTCGGCGCCCGGGCAGGCTCCGCTCATCGATACCAACATGATCGTTGAGCGGCTGAGGTGGACCGAGGCGCACCTGGCGGCCGTCGACGGGTTCAGCGGACGCACCATCGCAGATCCGATGCGGGGCATCCTGCAGTGCCTGATCGGCCTGGTGGAGCAATGGCGCGACTCGATGGCCGACCCCGCCGCGCAGCTCGGCGATTCCGACACTCGTTTCGCTGACAGCGAGACCGGCGCGACGCATGTCCGTGAACTCGCCGTACATATCCAGGACTTGGCAACACTCATGTTCGGAACGCCCGAGCCGGATACCGGCGGTGCGTAGGCTTCGGGCCCGTGCCGTCATCGGCCTCGTCCACCATGCGTTCGTCGGCGGACCGGCCGTCGTCGGCCCAGCGGCCGAACGGGCCCTCGCAGCCGGGGCCCCGGGCTCCGAGGACTACCCCGACCTTCGTGCGGTGCGACGGTAGCCGGGTCACGACGCCGCCTTCCCGGCTGCCCCAGGAACGGAAGGCCACCCCCGCGTCGGTCAGCAGGCGGTGCGCGCTGCCATACGACCGGCCCGTCACCTCGGCCAGTGCCCTGATGGATGGTGTCGCACCGCCAGGCCACCGCCCCATCGTCCCGGATGGGGGATTCGGCGTCGCCGCCTTCGCTGGAGCGGAACCGGTGCACCGGCGGGCGGCGTTGTCGACCACACGGCCGGTGAAAGACCTCCACCGCCACGTCGAGGGCCTTGCAGTGGTCGACCAACTCGATCGCCTCCAGAGAAGCCAGCCAGTCCCGCCCGAGCCGGTACGGCGCGAGGGGATGCTGCTTGCGCTCGGCCTGTGGGAGGGTGGTGAGCCAGTGCTGGGTGACCTCGTGGCTAAACTGCCGCTCCGGGTCGGCGTACACCGCAACCTGCTCCGGCTCTGCGCTGTCACACTCGGCGCGCAGCTGTTTGGACAGCTTCTGCACCTGCCGGCGCAGGTCAGCGCTCGTGTCGTCCTTCTCCCACAGCAGCCGTTCCTTCTCGGCGAGCTGGGCGGTGTGCCGGTCCAGTTCGGCCTCGCGCCGGACATCCTCCTCGCCCTCCGGCTGGGCCGGGGTCTCCTCGATGCGCTGGACGAGCACGACCGGCGGCGGTGCGCAGGTGGGCTGTGACCGGTCGCGGCCTCGGGCAGCGCCGGATCGACCTGGGTCAGCGGATGGTGCTGCAAGGGACCAGCGCGGTCGGCGTCTGGCAGGTAGGTGCGCACCGCGCCGCCCAGACGCTGAGCCGGTCCAGCCTGTTCGAGAGCGCCCTGCTGGCAGCGTCGTCGGCCATCACCGCGACCTCCGTGAGGTCGCCAGCCTGCTCGCGCAGGATGTCCGCATCGAGCAGGGGGCGGTCACCGCGGCGGTGGGAGGTGCCGATAGGTCGGGCACGACCGAGCCGACGGCGTCCTCCTAATCGTCCTCGGTGCCGTCACCGACGGCGTACGTCCACCACCAGGCGGCCTCCAGCAAGGTGCCGTCTTCGGCGTGCGCCTCGATCCGCCACTGGCCGAGGGTGTCGATCCCGAAGACGACCCTGTGCGGGGTCTTGGCCTCCACCAGCGGCACCACGCTGGGGATGTCGTCACCGAAGGCCGAGCCTGCTGTAGTCGATGCCGGACTCGGCGGCGGTCTGCTACCCCTCGGACACGCGCTGTCTCCCCTCCACGATCAGGACGTCACCGTACGGCGCGATGTGCCGCCTGCGGACGGGCATTGGCCAGGACCGTACACGAACGGGTGGCCTTCGGCCTGAACGTGTCCGACTCCGCTGGGGTGTTTCATAGGCGTGGCTTCGCATGAGGACACCGAGGATCTCGACTGCTTGACGCTGCGCCGCTCCGGCCGAGGATGGCGTCTCAACCCAGTGCTGCTGGCGCCCTCCCGCCGCGCAGGAACGAGGGCGGCCGCCTCGTGCAACCAGTATCCATTCGACGTCGATGCCGGTCTTGGGGCCGCTCTCGTAGTCCAGATGCCGACGACAGTGACGCCTCCCGTCGCCTCAGCGACAGCACTGTCATGTTTCCCGTATGGCCGGAGCAGAGGGCCCCGTACCTCGCATGTACGATTAACCATGCAGGAGTGCTGGCTCTTGGAGTTGCGAGTCGTCGCGGCCGTAA is a genomic window containing:
- a CDS encoding IS110 family transposase, yielding MFDTEDVGVFLGLDVGKTAHHGHGLTPAGKKVFDKPLPNSEPKLRAVFDKLAAKFGTVLVIVDQPASIGALPLTVARDAGCKVAYLPGLAMRRIADLYPGEAKTDAKDAAVIADAARTMPHTLRSLEVTDENTAELTVLVGFDQDLAAETTRTSNRIRGLLTQFHPSLERVLGPRLDHVAVTWLLERYGSPAALRKAGRRRLVEVIRPKAPRMATRLIDDIFDALDEQTVVVPGTGTLDVVIPSLARSLTAVHEQRRALEAQISELLEAHPLSPVLTSMPGVAVRTAAVLLVTVGDGTSFPTAAHLASYAGLAPATKSSGTSIHGEHAPRGGNRQLKRAMFLSAFAALHDHASRTYYDKCRARRKTHTQALLRLARHRISVLFAMLPDGTFYELRTPETAPA
- a CDS encoding helix-turn-helix domain-containing protein, yielding MGRWPGGATPSIRALAEVTGRSYGSAHRLLTDAGVAFRSWGSREGGVVTRLPSHRTKVGVVLGARGPGCEGPFGRWADDGRSADERMVDEADDGTGPKPTHRRYPARAFRT